The nucleotide window GTAGTACATgatctcacagggctgtggtgagAGTTGAGGCACACTAAGCACCCCCAAATTGGGAGTTgctatttatagaaaaatacatagcTGCCTTAGGAGACAGAGAACCACTTTCCTGTAGTACCCCCAATGCAAGGATTGCCTGCAAAGAATTTATAACTGTGCTAGAAGTAAGTGACTTCTCCTAAGTAAAGAGACTTAAATATAGCAGGGAAAGAGAAGCCACAACTCAagggaaaagactgaaaaaatatgaaaagtgtaCAAAGACTCCTAGCTCAGTGATGAGCCCTTCAAAACTCTGATAACTCTAATTATCACAATTTCAACAGATGTAGAAGGCATTTGGAAAATATTAGCTTCATTTATGATGAATACCTTACTAAAACAGGAGCAGACAAATATTTCCTTGATGGGATAAATCTGAAGCCATAAACCAGCTGGTGTAATGCCATAAAGCATATGCCCATTGAAGTCAGACACAAAGGAAGGATGCTCCTTATCTCCACTTTCATTTAACACTTTCCTGGAAGCATTAACCCAAACTGATACTTACATATTTCAGGAAAAGagatagtaaaaaaaatgatactttcTAGCAGATGACATAATTGTATACCTGTAAAATCCAAGAGAAAAATCTGAGAACCGCCCCCCATGTTGCCTCTAATTATTTTCATTCACTTTAAAGAGCCATGTGCTCTCAGTTACATATGGCAGGGTTTGAAGTTCTATTAAAGACTCAACTAGAAATCAGTATTGTTAGAACTCCAAAGAAGTTAGGAATCATTCTGATACATCTTAAGTCTTCATAGTAATATGAATTTGAAAATCCTTGGTTTCTAGGAAAAGGAGATCTCAGTGGCCAGGCACAAAGGTGAAACAGTGAGGCCTCACTCCCACCCAAACTCCTAAACCCTTTCCTAGAGGAAACAACCATTTCCTGTCTCTTGTGATTATTCAAGAGATAGTCTGTACTTATACAAATGTGTACTTGCtcatgtgcgtgcacacacacacaaggtaacttcttgagtttctttttccagccaaaagaaaatgaagaaggggAGAACTATCAGATTTAACAAAATAGTATATGTGCATAACCATCCCCCTATCCCACTGGTGGATAAAAACAGCAATGTGACTGAACCAGCAATGCATAAAGGTGGCAAAGTGGCTCTACCAGCAATGCATAGAGAAGACATCAATGTGACTGAACCAGCAAAGCATAAAGATGACAAATTGACTCTACCAACAATGCATACAGACAATGTGACTGAACCAGCAATGCATAAAGGTGGCAAAGTGACTCTACCAGCAATATATAGAAAAGACACCAATGTGACTGAACCAGCAAAGCATAAAGGTGGCAAAGTGACACTACCAGCAATGTATAGAAAAGACACCAATGTGACTGAACCAGTAAAGCATAAAGATGACAAACTGACTCTACCAACAACGCATATAGACCATATCAACATGACTGAACTAGCAAGGCATAAAGATGGCAAAGCGACTCTACCAGCAATGCATACAGAAGATGACAGTGTGACTAAACCAGCAACGCACACAGAAGACAGCAATATTACTGGACCAGCCATGCCCACAAAAGACAGAGGTGTGACTGGACCAGCAGTGCCCACAGAACAGAGCGATGTGACTGGACCAGCAGTGCCCACAGAACAGAGCGATGTGACTGGACCAGCAGTGCCCACAGAACAGAGAGATGTGACTGGACCAGCAGTGCCCACAGAACAGAGAGATGTGACTGGACCAGCAGTGCCCACAGAACAGAGTGACGTGACTGGACCAGCAGTGCATACAAATGATGGCGACGTGACTGAAGTAGCTCTACGTTTAGCTCAGGGTGCCATCACCGCTGCTGTTCAGACTGTGCAAGGTAGTAATTCTGTTTGGGTACCTAAAGGACTGTTTTGTCATATAATGTCACACTACCAGGCAACTAACAAATTCATACCTTTTTTGCAGATGACTACCCCATTGAAAATATCAAATGGCTCACACATGGTGAATTCACAACAGAAAAGTGCCGTGTACAAATTGAGGAGTTCATTAGGGTAAGTTTGTTGACCATTCCAGCTTGGTGTACAAGGgcaaagaacaataaaaaggtTCTTTGATGGCAGGTTTAAAGTCCAGAATCCCTAGGAGATGATATCAAAGGCAACTACATGTCTTCATCTGCATTCCAAAATCAAGATGTGATAGTCTTTGAAGGTGAAAAGCACAATTGTTATTTCCCTGTGCTTGTATCATCCTATCCTTATATTTTCCTGGGAAAATCTGATATTCCTAATTAAGCAATTTTCCCATCTGGTGCTCTAAATGGGGGCCTACTGGCCTAAGGAAGGAGTGTCTTTTCCCAAACAAGAGTTCTCCAAAAGCAATTTTAGAATTCTCAGTATTAACAGAGGGGATGTTCATGGGTCAAGTCTTTTTGCTGTACCTTTGGAACATACTGCTTGCACACTCAGATGCACAGGCCAGTGAATTCCCTCTTTTCCACCTGTGCCTGGCTCTGACCCATTCATGTGGCTTAACCTGACAGCTCTGGTGAAAAGGCCCTGGGTTGCTTTGCATAACTGGTGGGTGGATCAAGAAGCATGACTCAGAGTCCCCACTCACTGTATTTCCCCAGAAGAGAGACCAGTTGAAATTGGTGGAGGCAACtcccagccctgggagaagtTTCCTGCTGTCTCTGTTCCTCTGGTCAGCCCACCAGAGTGATGGCCCTAAGAACCCTACATTTTAGGCAGCCCTGGTCAGGTGAGAAGAAGGAAAGGTCAGGGATTTCTGGCTTCACACCTTTTGTTTATACTCCAGTGGGCACAGCTCACCATTCCTGTTAGAAGAGGTATCTGGAGCATAGTGAAGATAAATGGTGCCAAATACTACTTATTCTTCGTCTTTCTTGCTCTGAAGCACATCTCCATTTGGTCAAAAGTCCTTGCCTGCTACACCCAGGGTTTGTGAATCAGACTGGAATGGGACacaaaataagcaagaaaaatttCCCCTGCAAATCTCACTGGTTATTCTGAACAAAAGGCAAATGTAAGTCCTGACAATAGTCTTACAGGACGCAATGTGATCTgagtcccctcctccctcccagcttaCTGCTCAGACTCCATCACCTACTACTTTCTCCCTTTTCACCTTCCTTATTCCAGCCACACTTGCCTCCTTGCTGTTCAATGCCAGGCATGTCTCCACCTCAGGGCCCTTGCACTTACTGTCCCCTCTGCAGGGAATACTCTCCCTTGAGATCTATTTTCATGGTTCATGCCCTACCTCTCTTCAGATCTTTGTTAAATGCCACTTGCTCATTGAGGCCTTTCCTATCCACCTCATCTAAAACTgcacccctctctccttctctgatttttttgttgttattttttatttctaaaaaagattttatttatttttagacagaggggaagggagggagaaagagagggagaaaaacatcaatgtgtgcttgcctctcatgcgccccctactggagacccagcctccaacccaggtatgtggcctgactgggaatcaaaccagtgaccctttggttcacaggctggtgctcagtccactgagccacatcagctgggggtctgatttattttttatttagtactTAGCTCTACTTAAGATATTAGATTTTACTTATCCACTCTATTGCTTTTCTTCTACCACCGGAGCATATGGTCCATGAGGACAGAGACTTCTGTTCATTTCTCTATCACCAGCCTCTATAGGTGCTCTATAAATGTTAAATACATGAACAGGTTTATTCTCTCTGTACCATTATTTCTTGAAGATGAAGAGCTTagctactttgtttttttaaaagattttatttagagagagaggaagggaggaagaaagagatggagagaaacatcgatcagttgcctcttgcatatcctcaactggggacctggaacctggcctgcaacccgggaatgtgccctgcctggaaattgaactggtgaccttttgccttATGGGATGattcccagcccactgagccacactgaccagggcaagCTTTCCTACTTTGTAGGGCTTTTGTGAGGACAGAGACAATTAGAACATAACTGAAAAGCTAAAAGCTCTACATAACTCCTGACATCAAATCACCCTGTTTTCAGTCCCAGTAATGCAGTGAATTGAAATCTACCATCTCAGTGTCAGGTGTTTCTGATAGAGAGCTTTCTCAAGCTTAGTGCAGATGTCCCAGAGTCTACCACACACCAGGGGATGACAAATGAGTTACCATTTACTGAACActgctatgtgccaagcactgctgAGCACTACATGTGCATCAtgtcacttaatcctcacaacaaacctgAATGTAGGTACATCAGtgtatccattttacagatgaggaaccttGAGGCTCACAGAAATTGGGCAATATGTCCAAATTCTTTGTGTTTAAGCAGAAAATCAAGTTCTGATCATAGGTCTGTCTGATAGATTTTTCCCACCACAATAGGAAAAGGAATTGTTGATGACAAAAAACCCGCAGAGTTTTACTATCAATTCAAAATGCAAATTCAAGAGACTTTAAGGTATTGCAGTGTGAATAAGAATGATTCCATCTGGTGTCAGAAGGCTTGTGTGTCTGTGGGGAGGGAATATGTACACTTATACATTGACAGCAGGCACAATAATTGGTTTATTCTCTTCAGGAACATAATCTGGCAACAAGAATAGACACATAAGTTCCTTGTaggagaaaactggaaaatcCCCAAGGCCAACCACACAgttgacattatttttataataaaaataaaacatcattataAAAATCCCCAGTGAGCAAAAAGGCACAAGGTATAAAGTGAGTGACCCCTTCACCCCCACAATACCCAGTTCTATTCACTCGAAGGTCACTTGCCATTGATAACAGTTTTGTGCATATACTTCCAGTGCCTGCTGATTTTGAGTGTCCAATCTGTAATGGGCTAAGCCATCCATGGCAGAGTAGGATAATGACACACTGTTTCCTGGAAGCGAGTATATGAAGCAAGGTTATGGAAAGATTGCAAAACAAGGAAAAC belongs to Phyllostomus discolor isolate MPI-MPIP mPhyDis1 chromosome X, mPhyDis1.pri.v3, whole genome shotgun sequence and includes:
- the AKAP14 gene encoding A-kinase anchor protein 14, translating into MKKGRTIRFNKIVYVHNHPPIPLVDKNSNVTEPAMHKGGKVALPAMHREDINVTEPAKHKDDKLTLPTMHTDNVTEPAMHKGGKVTLPAIYRKDTNVTEPAKHKGGKVTLPAMYRKDTNVTEPVKHKDDKLTLPTTHIDHINMTELARHKDGKATLPAMHTEDDSVTKPATHTEDSNITGPAMPTKDRGVTGPAVPTEQSDVTGPAVPTEQSDVTGPAVPTEQRDVTGPAVPTEQRDVTGPAVPTEQSDVTGPAVHTNDGDVTEVALRLAQGAITAAVQTVQDDYPIENIKWLTHGEFTTEKCRVQIEEFIRTWKYQDRLVCYAKLIETRDVVHSFHYIYYVRWSLPTAQRPMIPQSAYAFFTIKFNKNKPPDAPVDVSYFFEGQSLLHRPGMAHFPENCLIYMIEAKNKLAKPFVSEINYV